In a single window of the Drosophila albomicans strain 15112-1751.03 chromosome 3, ASM965048v2, whole genome shotgun sequence genome:
- the LOC117572575 gene encoding uncharacterized protein LOC117572575 isoform X3, with protein sequence MSDIPRIMVFRPTWEEFKDFPKYIAYMESQGAHKAGLAKVVPPAEWVPRRSGYADLDALNVTIPAPICQVVTGKQGYYQQINIQKKPLTVKQFSELASTERYATPKHFDFEDLERKYWKNITYVAPIYGADVSGSITDPDQDSWNINRLGSILDFVNKDYNIQIDGVNTAYLYFGMWKTTFAWHTEDMDLYSINYLHFGAPKTWYVVPPEYGRRLEKVANQYFPASYKNCNAYLRHKMTLISPQILKQHNVPVSKITQESGEIMITFPFGYHAGFNHGFNCAESTNFAMERWIEYGKRATQCTCSNDMVKISMDTFVKRFQEERYEAWLEGRDYGRHPEDPPNAAESVAPLPPHLDVLLCDKKMKKQCNPTKAKSFKERNPDLDLDEIQQNPNVPDDVKAMLKESVLTLHEEDGDYSPEDAMSLQSPADFKTKQELLEYIDDGTEDDDEEEDFKRRKQKRKYDADYDDDWLASKRRTNSRNSGRGRSPRVNKDDRSISPASSTSTSSTSRGGGGRGGGARSKANTTPRKTPTRRKKDTTATTASSTSSSNTTTAAAVAATVATADLATAAVAAAAIVVDNNINSSADSGSGVGVGVGGDAKRRINEQQQLQFMQQARKFEGKIPKLSQHQQQHSQRQQQQKREPTTSSQQQQQKIVKIKMLPAANTLNGIPQQQQQQQQQQYTSTDGNVYQLQNEILCDANGQPTTTATATYQTTAAAVASSNSSPQHQHQQQQHADNVVTTISSSSILHTNANTNGSAEVQQPQYHYITTTGEDGQTPTTIVFENYNGGLPPTAVSAAATATPVVSNDSGATTTTTTTTALVNTDGTIIEFDGSTYEEYHVLKSEPGSSDCLSNGSSAVAADIIKYEPQHVDDEEMMEEDEETALQVKYEEQSLEHDHEFEEYHVIKSEVEAEQAEATGTTYTITALEDAQQHQQSQQQQQHQTINDALPSMMSKAAAAKQKRKRKTRVIAEDEQGEYLEKMSVRGLDIARYEHIIDGVAYCLVCAKNDIFKTFKNKYSFQRHAYLFHEGQNRKIFACPICNKEFSRPDKMKMHKKDKHGDVPMPPSNAATPQKADITGTPAAKRPRTSRTPRVRKTKGGDAATPSSTPAKKRLAQIDSVLDEVQNAEVDQQQQQHQQQQQQATTVAPVQQQQQQQQQQQLQTLPSLDFSGMILPGGAQLALANPGASSSMALQRGQATPTQTAQPTTTTLIYSNQLELQQALLQQQLHGQSIMIQDQAGNLVPLQLDGTQTIYTTAAAPQRTQPATYQTTTQQQLQQQQQQQQQQQQQQQQVATSQAQSQPTHYEMDNVTYLSSTAAATPTLPNDPQQQQQQQQQHVIGTVQSYQILTPDGLQSFQPKLDSSELGDLCPYTMSATGAPQYTFTTHASTQPTLNANALDAQTQQQQHHQQHQQQQQHQQQQQQSQQLLQQHQFGHNPHQQFMELKNELLIKGSDAYTLDATSMYHLPFSPTSMINAVNDVNTSSLLETKEIRFF encoded by the exons ATGTCTGATATACCACGGATTATGGTATTCCGTCCCACCTGGGAGGAGTTCAAAGACTTTCCTAAATATATTGCCTATATGGAATCACAGGGGGCACACAAGGCCGGCTTGGCCAAGGTTGTGCCACCAGCCGAGTGGGTGCCACGACGCAGTGGCTATGCAGACTTGGATGCACTGAATGTAACCATACCGGCTCCTATTTGCCAGGTGGTAACCGGCAAACAGGGCTATTACCAACAgatcaatatacaaaagaagCCGCTGACGGTGAAACAGTTTAGCGAACTGGCCAGCACAGAGCGTTATGCGACGCCCAAACATTTTGATTTCGAGGATCTGGAGCGAAAGTACTGGAAGAACATAACCTATGTGGCGCCCATCTATGGGGCGGATGTTAGCGGCAGTATTACAGATCCCGATCAGGAT AGCTGGAACATAAATCGTTTGGGCAGCATTCTGGACTTTGTCAATAAGGACTACAACATTCAGATTGATGGTGTCAACACCGCGTATTTGTACTTTGGCATGTGGAAGACCACATTCGCCTGGCACACCGAGGATATGGACTTGTATTCGATCAACTATCTGCACTTTGGTGCACCCAAAACGTGGTACGTTGTGCCACCAGAGTATGGACGACGCCTGGAGAAGGTGGCCAATCAGTATTTTCCGGCCAGTTATAAGAACTGCAATGCGTATTTGCGGCATAAAATGACGCTCATATCGCCACAGATACTCAAACAGCACAATGTGCCCGTTAGTAAG ATCACACAAGAGTCGGGCGAGATTATGATAACGTTTCCCTTTGGCTACCATGCGGGCTTCAATCACGGCTTTAATTGCGCCGAATCGACAAATTTCGCCATGGAGCGATGGATCGAGTATGGGAAGCGTGCCACGCAATGTACCTGCAGCAATGACATGGTCAAGATCTCGATGGATACATTCGTGAAGCGCTTCCAAGAGGAGCGTTACGAGGCGTGGCTCGAGGGTCGTGATTACGGCCGTCATCCGGAGGATCCGCCCAATGCTGCGGAATCTGTGGCACCGCTACCTCCTCACCTCGACGTGCTGCTGTGTGATAAGAA AATGAAGAAGCAATGCAATCCCACCAAGGCGAAGAGTTTTAAGGAACGAAATCccgatttggatttggatgaAATCCAACAAAATCCAAATGTCCCCGACGATGTCAAGGCCATGCTGAAAGAGAGCGTGCTCACACTTCATGAGGAGGACGGTGACTACTCACCGGAGGATGCGATGAGCTTACAGAGCCCCGCTGACTTCAAGACAAAACAAGAGCTGCTTGAATACATTGACGATGGCACTG AGGATGACGACGAAGAGGAGGACTTTAAGCGACGCAAGCAAAAGCGCAAATATGACGCGGATTACGATGATGATTGGCTGGCGAGCAAGAGGCGCACAAACTCACGCAACAGTGGTCGCGGTCGTAGTCCGCGTGTCAATAAAGATGATCGTTCCATATCGCCAGCATCCTCCACATCCACGTCCTCCACATCAAGGGGAGGCGGTGGTCGCGGCGGTGGTGCGCGCTCTAAAGCGAATACCACGCCACGAAAGACGCCAACGCGGCGAAAAAAagatacaacagcaacaacagcaagcagcaccagcagtagtaatacaacaacagcagcagcagtagcagcaacagttgcaactgctgacttagcaactgcagcagtagcagcagcagccattgtcgttgacaacaacatcaacagcagtgccgacagcggcagcggcgtaggcgttggcgttggcggaG ATGCCAAACGCAGAATCAatgaacaacagcaactacagtTCATGCAACAAGCACGAAAATTTGAAGGCAAAATACCAAAGCTAagtcagcatcagcaacaacattcacagcgacagcaacagcaaaagcgaGAGCCCACAACATCtagtcaacagcagcaacagaaaattGTTAAGATCAAAATGTTGCCAGCAGCCAATACACTGAACGGAAttccgcagcagcagcagcagcagcagcaacaacaatacaccAGCACAGACGGCAACGTCTATCagctgcaaaatgaaatactcTGTGATGCAAATGGACagccgacaacaacagcaacggccaCATATCAAACGacagctgctgccgttgccagcagcaacagcagtccACAGcaccaacatcagcagcagcaacatgccg ACAATGTGGTCACAACAATTAGTTCGTCGTCCATTCTGCACACGAACGCCAACACCAATGGATCAGCGGAAGTCCAGCAGCCTCAGTATCACTACATAACCACAACGGGCGAGGATGGCCAGACGCCGACGACCATAGTCTTTGAGAACTACAACGGTGGTCTGCCGCCAACGGCGGTTAGCGctgcagcaacggcaacaccGGTGGTTAGCAATGACAGTGgtgcaacgacgacgacgacaacaacaacggcactCGTCAATACGGATGGCACAATCATTGAGTTCGACGGCAGCACCTATGAGGAGTATCATGTGCTCAAGAGCGAGCCCGGCAGCAGCGATTGCCTCAGCAATGGCAGCAGTGCGGTCGCCGCTGACATCATCAAGTACGAGCCACAGCATGTGGACGATGAGGAGATGATGGAGGAGGACGAGGAGACTGCTCTGCAGGTCAAATACGAGGAGCAGAGTCTCGAGCATGACCATGAATTTGAGGAATATCATGTGATCAAGTCTGAGGTGGAGGCCGAGCAAGCCGAAGCGACAGGAACCACCTATACAATCACAGCCCTCGAGGACGCTCAGCAACAccagcagtcgcagcagcagcaacagcaccaaaCCATCAACGATGCGCTGCCCAGCATGATGTCGAAGGCGGCGGCAGCGAAACAGAAGCGAAAACGCAAGACGCGCGTCATTGCCGAGGATGAGCAGGGCGAGTATCTGGAGAAGATGAGTGTGCGTGGCCTGGACATAGCTCGGTACGAGCACATCATCGATGGCGTCGCCTACTGTCTGGTCTGTGCCAAGAACGACATCTTCAAGACGTTCAAGAACAAGTACAGCTTCCAGCGACACGCGTATCTCTTCCACGAGGGCCAAAACCGCAAGATCTTCGCTTGTCCCATCTGCAACAAGGAGTTCTCGCGCCcagacaaaatgaaaatgcacaAAAAGGACAAGCACGGCGATGTGCCCATGCCGCCCTCGAATGCTGCCACGCCTCAAAAAGCCGATATCACAGGCACGCCTGCTGCCAAGCGTCCTCGGACTTCGCGAACTCCTCGAGTTCGCAAGACGAAGGGCGGTGATGCGGCCACGCCCAGCAGCACGCCAGCCAAGAAGCGATTAGCGCAGATTGACAGTGTGCTGGACGAGGTGCAAAACGCCGAAGTggatcaacaacagcagcaacaccagcagcagcagcaacaggcaacaacagtagcaccagtgcaacaacaacaacaacaacagcagcaacaacaattgcagacGTTGCCCTCGCTGGACTTTAGCGGCATGATATTGCCAGGCGGAGCACAGCTGGCGTTGGCCAATCCCGGGGCCAGCAGCTCGATGGCATTGCAACGGGGTCAGGCGACACCAACACAGACAGCACAGCCGACAACAACGACGCTTATCTACTCGAATCAACTCGAGCTGCAACAGGcgctgttgcagcaacagttgcacgGCCAAAGCATTATGATACAGGACCAGGCGGGCAATCTGGTGCCGCTGCAGCTGGATGGCACACAGACGATAtacacaacagcagctgcgcCACAACGAACACAACCAGCGACCTATCAGACAACaacgcaacagcaactgcagcagcagcagcagcaacaacaacaacagcagcaacagcaacaacaggtgGCCACAAGTCAGGCGCAATCGCAGCCCACGCATTACGAGATGGATAACGTCACCTACTTGAGTTCCACAGCGgcggccacgcccacattgCCCAACGatccgcagcagcaacagcagcagcaacaacaacacgtcATTGGCACCGTGCAAAGCTATCAGATACTGACACCCGACGGTCTGCAGAGCTTCCAGCCCAAGCTGGACTCATCGGAACTGGGTGATCTGTGTCCTTATACAATGAGTGCCACAGGTGCGCCTCAATATACATTCACAACGCATGCGAGTACACAGCCGACGTTGAATGCGAATGCACTCGATGCGCagacgcaacagcagcagcaccatcagcaacaccaacagcagcagcagcatcagcagcagcaacaacagtcacaacagctgctgcaacagcatcagTTTGGCCACAACCCGCATCAGCAGTTCATGGAGCTGAAGAATGAGTTGTTGATCAAGGGCAGCGATGCGTATACGCTGGACGCCACCTCCATGTACCACCTGCCCTTCTCGCCCACCTCGATGATCAATGCGGTGAACGATGTGAACACCTCGTCCCTGTTGGAGACCAAAGAAATTAG GTTCTTCTAA
- the LOC117572575 gene encoding uncharacterized protein LOC117572575 isoform X2 has translation MSDIPRIMVFRPTWEEFKDFPKYIAYMESQGAHKAGLAKVVPPAEWVPRRSGYADLDALNVTIPAPICQVVTGKQGYYQQINIQKKPLTVKQFSELASTERYATPKHFDFEDLERKYWKNITYVAPIYGADVSGSITDPDQDSWNINRLGSILDFVNKDYNIQIDGVNTAYLYFGMWKTTFAWHTEDMDLYSINYLHFGAPKTWYVVPPEYGRRLEKVANQYFPASYKNCNAYLRHKMTLISPQILKQHNVPVSKITQESGEIMITFPFGYHAGFNHGFNCAESTNFAMERWIEYGKRATQCTCSNDMVKISMDTFVKRFQEERYEAWLEGRDYGRHPEDPPNAAESVAPLPPHLDVLLCDKKMKKQCNPTKAKSFKERNPDLDLDEIQQNPNVPDDVKAMLKESVLTLHEEDGDYSPEDAMSLQSPADFKTKQELLEYIDDGTEDDDEEEDFKRRKQKRKYDADYDDDWLASKRRTNSRNSGRGRSPRVNKDDRSISPASSTSTSSTSRGGGGRGGGARSKANTTPRKTPTRRKKDTTATTASSTSSSNTTTAAAVAATVATADLATAAVAAAAIVVDNNINSSADSGSGVGVGVGGDAKRRINEQQQLQFMQQARKFEGKIPKLSQHQQQHSQRQQQQKREPTTSSQQQQQKIVKIKMLPAANTLNGIPQQQQQQQQQQYTSTDGNVYQLQNEILCDANGQPTTTATATYQTTAAAVASSNSSPQHQHQQQQHADNVVTTISSSSILHTNANTNGSAEVQQPQYHYITTTGEDGQTPTTIVFENYNGGLPPTAVSAAATATPVVSNDSGATTTTTTTTALVNTDGTIIEFDGSTYEEYHVLKSEPGSSDCLSNGSSAVAADIIKYEPQHVDDEEMMEEDEETALQVKYEEQSLEHDHEFEEYHVIKSEVEAEQAEATGTTYTITALEDAQQHQQSQQQQQHQTINDALPSMMSKAAAAKQKRKRKTRVIAEDEQGEYLEKMSVRGLDIARYEHIIDGVAYCLVCAKNDIFKTFKNKYSFQRHAYLFHEGQNRKIFACPICNKEFSRPDKMKMHKKDKHGDVPMPPSNAATPQKADITGTPAAKRPRTSRTPRVRKTKGGDAATPSSTPAKKRLAQIDSVLDEVQNAEVDQQQQQHQQQQQQATTVAPVQQQQQQQQQQQLQTLPSLDFSGMILPGGAQLALANPGASSSMALQRGQATPTQTAQPTTTTLIYSNQLELQQALLQQQLHGQSIMIQDQAGNLVPLQLDGTQTIYTTAAAPQRTQPATYQTTTQQQLQQQQQQQQQQQQQQQQVATSQAQSQPTHYEMDNVTYLSSTAAATPTLPNDPQQQQQQQQQHVIGTVQSYQILTPDGLQSFQPKLDSSELGDLCPYTMSATGAPQYTFTTHASTQPTLNANALDAQTQQQQHHQQHQQQQQHQQQQQQSQQLLQQHQFGHNPHQQFMELKNELLIKGSDAYTLDATSMYHLPFSPTSMINAVNDVNTSSLLETKEISYDISEAVLLAL, from the exons ATGTCTGATATACCACGGATTATGGTATTCCGTCCCACCTGGGAGGAGTTCAAAGACTTTCCTAAATATATTGCCTATATGGAATCACAGGGGGCACACAAGGCCGGCTTGGCCAAGGTTGTGCCACCAGCCGAGTGGGTGCCACGACGCAGTGGCTATGCAGACTTGGATGCACTGAATGTAACCATACCGGCTCCTATTTGCCAGGTGGTAACCGGCAAACAGGGCTATTACCAACAgatcaatatacaaaagaagCCGCTGACGGTGAAACAGTTTAGCGAACTGGCCAGCACAGAGCGTTATGCGACGCCCAAACATTTTGATTTCGAGGATCTGGAGCGAAAGTACTGGAAGAACATAACCTATGTGGCGCCCATCTATGGGGCGGATGTTAGCGGCAGTATTACAGATCCCGATCAGGAT AGCTGGAACATAAATCGTTTGGGCAGCATTCTGGACTTTGTCAATAAGGACTACAACATTCAGATTGATGGTGTCAACACCGCGTATTTGTACTTTGGCATGTGGAAGACCACATTCGCCTGGCACACCGAGGATATGGACTTGTATTCGATCAACTATCTGCACTTTGGTGCACCCAAAACGTGGTACGTTGTGCCACCAGAGTATGGACGACGCCTGGAGAAGGTGGCCAATCAGTATTTTCCGGCCAGTTATAAGAACTGCAATGCGTATTTGCGGCATAAAATGACGCTCATATCGCCACAGATACTCAAACAGCACAATGTGCCCGTTAGTAAG ATCACACAAGAGTCGGGCGAGATTATGATAACGTTTCCCTTTGGCTACCATGCGGGCTTCAATCACGGCTTTAATTGCGCCGAATCGACAAATTTCGCCATGGAGCGATGGATCGAGTATGGGAAGCGTGCCACGCAATGTACCTGCAGCAATGACATGGTCAAGATCTCGATGGATACATTCGTGAAGCGCTTCCAAGAGGAGCGTTACGAGGCGTGGCTCGAGGGTCGTGATTACGGCCGTCATCCGGAGGATCCGCCCAATGCTGCGGAATCTGTGGCACCGCTACCTCCTCACCTCGACGTGCTGCTGTGTGATAAGAA AATGAAGAAGCAATGCAATCCCACCAAGGCGAAGAGTTTTAAGGAACGAAATCccgatttggatttggatgaAATCCAACAAAATCCAAATGTCCCCGACGATGTCAAGGCCATGCTGAAAGAGAGCGTGCTCACACTTCATGAGGAGGACGGTGACTACTCACCGGAGGATGCGATGAGCTTACAGAGCCCCGCTGACTTCAAGACAAAACAAGAGCTGCTTGAATACATTGACGATGGCACTG AGGATGACGACGAAGAGGAGGACTTTAAGCGACGCAAGCAAAAGCGCAAATATGACGCGGATTACGATGATGATTGGCTGGCGAGCAAGAGGCGCACAAACTCACGCAACAGTGGTCGCGGTCGTAGTCCGCGTGTCAATAAAGATGATCGTTCCATATCGCCAGCATCCTCCACATCCACGTCCTCCACATCAAGGGGAGGCGGTGGTCGCGGCGGTGGTGCGCGCTCTAAAGCGAATACCACGCCACGAAAGACGCCAACGCGGCGAAAAAAagatacaacagcaacaacagcaagcagcaccagcagtagtaatacaacaacagcagcagcagtagcagcaacagttgcaactgctgacttagcaactgcagcagtagcagcagcagccattgtcgttgacaacaacatcaacagcagtgccgacagcggcagcggcgtaggcgttggcgttggcggaG ATGCCAAACGCAGAATCAatgaacaacagcaactacagtTCATGCAACAAGCACGAAAATTTGAAGGCAAAATACCAAAGCTAagtcagcatcagcaacaacattcacagcgacagcaacagcaaaagcgaGAGCCCACAACATCtagtcaacagcagcaacagaaaattGTTAAGATCAAAATGTTGCCAGCAGCCAATACACTGAACGGAAttccgcagcagcagcagcagcagcagcaacaacaatacaccAGCACAGACGGCAACGTCTATCagctgcaaaatgaaatactcTGTGATGCAAATGGACagccgacaacaacagcaacggccaCATATCAAACGacagctgctgccgttgccagcagcaacagcagtccACAGcaccaacatcagcagcagcaacatgccg ACAATGTGGTCACAACAATTAGTTCGTCGTCCATTCTGCACACGAACGCCAACACCAATGGATCAGCGGAAGTCCAGCAGCCTCAGTATCACTACATAACCACAACGGGCGAGGATGGCCAGACGCCGACGACCATAGTCTTTGAGAACTACAACGGTGGTCTGCCGCCAACGGCGGTTAGCGctgcagcaacggcaacaccGGTGGTTAGCAATGACAGTGgtgcaacgacgacgacgacaacaacaacggcactCGTCAATACGGATGGCACAATCATTGAGTTCGACGGCAGCACCTATGAGGAGTATCATGTGCTCAAGAGCGAGCCCGGCAGCAGCGATTGCCTCAGCAATGGCAGCAGTGCGGTCGCCGCTGACATCATCAAGTACGAGCCACAGCATGTGGACGATGAGGAGATGATGGAGGAGGACGAGGAGACTGCTCTGCAGGTCAAATACGAGGAGCAGAGTCTCGAGCATGACCATGAATTTGAGGAATATCATGTGATCAAGTCTGAGGTGGAGGCCGAGCAAGCCGAAGCGACAGGAACCACCTATACAATCACAGCCCTCGAGGACGCTCAGCAACAccagcagtcgcagcagcagcaacagcaccaaaCCATCAACGATGCGCTGCCCAGCATGATGTCGAAGGCGGCGGCAGCGAAACAGAAGCGAAAACGCAAGACGCGCGTCATTGCCGAGGATGAGCAGGGCGAGTATCTGGAGAAGATGAGTGTGCGTGGCCTGGACATAGCTCGGTACGAGCACATCATCGATGGCGTCGCCTACTGTCTGGTCTGTGCCAAGAACGACATCTTCAAGACGTTCAAGAACAAGTACAGCTTCCAGCGACACGCGTATCTCTTCCACGAGGGCCAAAACCGCAAGATCTTCGCTTGTCCCATCTGCAACAAGGAGTTCTCGCGCCcagacaaaatgaaaatgcacaAAAAGGACAAGCACGGCGATGTGCCCATGCCGCCCTCGAATGCTGCCACGCCTCAAAAAGCCGATATCACAGGCACGCCTGCTGCCAAGCGTCCTCGGACTTCGCGAACTCCTCGAGTTCGCAAGACGAAGGGCGGTGATGCGGCCACGCCCAGCAGCACGCCAGCCAAGAAGCGATTAGCGCAGATTGACAGTGTGCTGGACGAGGTGCAAAACGCCGAAGTggatcaacaacagcagcaacaccagcagcagcagcaacaggcaacaacagtagcaccagtgcaacaacaacaacaacaacagcagcaacaacaattgcagacGTTGCCCTCGCTGGACTTTAGCGGCATGATATTGCCAGGCGGAGCACAGCTGGCGTTGGCCAATCCCGGGGCCAGCAGCTCGATGGCATTGCAACGGGGTCAGGCGACACCAACACAGACAGCACAGCCGACAACAACGACGCTTATCTACTCGAATCAACTCGAGCTGCAACAGGcgctgttgcagcaacagttgcacgGCCAAAGCATTATGATACAGGACCAGGCGGGCAATCTGGTGCCGCTGCAGCTGGATGGCACACAGACGATAtacacaacagcagctgcgcCACAACGAACACAACCAGCGACCTATCAGACAACaacgcaacagcaactgcagcagcagcagcagcaacaacaacaacagcagcaacagcaacaacaggtgGCCACAAGTCAGGCGCAATCGCAGCCCACGCATTACGAGATGGATAACGTCACCTACTTGAGTTCCACAGCGgcggccacgcccacattgCCCAACGatccgcagcagcaacagcagcagcaacaacaacacgtcATTGGCACCGTGCAAAGCTATCAGATACTGACACCCGACGGTCTGCAGAGCTTCCAGCCCAAGCTGGACTCATCGGAACTGGGTGATCTGTGTCCTTATACAATGAGTGCCACAGGTGCGCCTCAATATACATTCACAACGCATGCGAGTACACAGCCGACGTTGAATGCGAATGCACTCGATGCGCagacgcaacagcagcagcaccatcagcaacaccaacagcagcagcagcatcagcagcagcaacaacagtcacaacagctgctgcaacagcatcagTTTGGCCACAACCCGCATCAGCAGTTCATGGAGCTGAAGAATGAGTTGTTGATCAAGGGCAGCGATGCGTATACGCTGGACGCCACCTCCATGTACCACCTGCCCTTCTCGCCCACCTCGATGATCAATGCGGTGAACGATGTGAACACCTCGTCCCTGTTGGAGACCAAAGAAATTAG CTACGATATATCAGAAGCCGTGCTTCTAGCGCTCTGA